From Cercospora beticola chromosome 6, complete sequence, a single genomic window includes:
- a CDS encoding uncharacterized protein (BUSCO:EOG09264CND) encodes MSLSSKLASYKQELADATTRNTAHSRPAGASAAPARTTTPKPATPAPAAEAAKRTHEEAFSAPAAPGVASGFGEELLTQVHYAIDKLKSNKLEPITFDSLINYLSLPNDALKRKPVIKKALQVNERVEFIPANRSTSGKDSFRYRPKHPVTNGEELKSYLARQITAAGIPVKELKDGWPDCQKTIDQLEKEHFLLATRNKKDNTAKMIWPDSPAYHTEVSDDFRNFWSKTKLPATEGEIRNDLEKAGITPTSQVKELKRNDMKKKERKKPNRRGGKTTNHHMMGILKNYDRK; translated from the coding sequence ATGTCGCTGTCTTCGAAACTCGCCTCGTACAAGCAGGAGCTGGCCGATGCCACTACTAGAAACACAGCTCATTCTCGCCCAGCAGGCGCGTCTGCAGCCCCCGCCCGCACCACGACACCAAAGCCCGCCACGCCTGCGCCCGCTGCAGAGGCTGCGAAGCGCACTCACGAGGAAGCTTTTAGCGCACCGGCTGCTCCGGGCGTCGCATCAGGATTTGGAGAAGAGCTGTTGACACAAGTACACTATGCGATCGACAAGCTCAAGTCGAACAAGCTGGAGCCCATCACCTTTGACAGTCTGATCAATTACCTGTCGCTCCCCAACGACGCACTGAAGAGAAAGCCTGTCATCAAGAAAGCGCTCCAGGTCAACGAGCGTGTCGAGTTCATCCCAGCAAATCGCAGCACGAGCGGCAAGGACTCCTTCCGCTACCGCCCAAAGCATCCGGTCACTAATGGTGAGGAGCTGAAGAGCTATCTTGCTCGCCAGATCACTGCGGCAGGAATACCTGTGAAAGAGCTCAAGGATGGCTGGCCAGACTGCCAGAAGACGATCGATCAGCTGGAGAAAGAGCACTTCCTGCTAGCTACGCGgaacaagaaggacaacaCAGCGAAGATGATTTGGCCGGACTCGCCAGCATATCACACCGAGGTCAGCGATGACTTCAGAAACTTCTGGTCAAAGACCAAACTGCCCGCGACGGAGGGCGAGATCCGCAATGACTTGGAGAAGGCCGGCATTACCCCGACCAGTCAAGTGAAAGAGCTGAAGCGCAACGatatgaagaagaaggagcgcaaGAAGCCGAACAGGAGGGGCGGCAAGACGACCAATCACCATATGATGGGAATTCTCAAGAACTATGATCGGAAGTAG